In the genome of Caloranaerobacter ferrireducens, the window AGACAATAAGAGGTATAGGTTATAAAATGAAATAGAGGAGATGTAAATGCAAAAGAGAATTTTTGTTACCTTTCTAATGTTGATTTTAATAGGAATATTAACTACTGGGATGCTTTCTATAAGCTTAATGCGTGTTAATTATATCAGAAATATTGAGGATAAACTTATATCTAATTCGAAATTAATAGAAGTTTTTATTAAAGAGCAGGAAAATATAGATAAAATAAATTTTAATGAATTAGCTGATATATTTTCAAAGAAAATACAAGCTAGAATTACGTTTATTGATAAGGATGGTTGGGTAGTTGGAGATTCTGATGCAGACATTAACAAATTAGATAATCATGGTAATAGACCAGAAGTTATTAAAGCAAGACAAGGCAAAATAGGTATTAGTAAAAGATATAGTAAGTCATTAGAATATGAGATGGTATATGTAGCTATACCAGTAGATATAAAATCAAATAGATTGGATGTTATAAGACTTTCTGTACCTCTTAAAGATATTAGTGAATATTATAGTTTAATGTATAAATATATTTTTTTATCAATAATTGCTGGATTACTTGTTGCAATATTTGTAGGGTATAGATATGTAAGAAGTGTTACAAAACCTATTAAAGAGCTTACAATTGCAACAAGGAAAATATCAAGTGGTAATTTTGGAGAATTAGTAAAAGTAAGGGCTGAACATGAAATTGGGCTTTTAGCAGATAATTTTAATAAAATGAGCTTAAAATTAAGTGATACAATAAATGAGCTTTTAGATAAAAATACTAAGTTAAAAGCTATTTTATCTAGCATGATAAATGGAGTTATAGCACTAGATAATAATAAGAGAATTATTTTAGTAAATCCAATGGCTGAAAAAATGTTAGGGATAAAAGAAGCAGACGTGCGCAATAAGTATGTATTAGAAGTTTTAAAAGATTTAAATTTAGAAGAAAAGATATATGAGTTATTAAATACTAATATACAATCTAAGTTTGAGATAGAAGTTAAAGAACCTAATAGTAAAATATTTAATGTCTATATAAATCCGATTAAATTAACTAATGACCCTAATAGAACCATCGGTGTATTAGTAATAATACAAGATATAACAGATATAAGAAGATTGGAAAGAATGAGAAAGGATTTTGTAGCAAATGTTTCACATGAATTAAAGACACCA includes:
- the pnpS gene encoding two-component system histidine kinase PnpS — translated: MQKRIFVTFLMLILIGILTTGMLSISLMRVNYIRNIEDKLISNSKLIEVFIKEQENIDKINFNELADIFSKKIQARITFIDKDGWVVGDSDADINKLDNHGNRPEVIKARQGKIGISKRYSKSLEYEMVYVAIPVDIKSNRLDVIRLSVPLKDISEYYSLMYKYIFLSIIAGLLVAIFVGYRYVRSVTKPIKELTIATRKISSGNFGELVKVRAEHEIGLLADNFNKMSLKLSDTINELLDKNTKLKAILSSMINGVIALDNNKRIILVNPMAEKMLGIKEADVRNKYVLEVLKDLNLEEKIYELLNTNIQSKFEIEVKEPNSKIFNVYINPIKLTNDPNRTIGVLVIIQDITDIRRLERMRKDFVANVSHELKTPLTSIRGFIETLKSGAVEDKEIRNKFLDIIDIETSRLTNLIEDLLLLSQIENSNEMTKKDVIDVNRSIEEVIQILGGLANKKGVSLIEKVNRNLPNLSGNRGWFKQMLINLIDNGIKYTPEGGTVTVTAYSTKNRLVIKISDTGIGIDEQHLSRLFERFYRVDKARSRKVGGTGLGLAIVKHIVLAFKGEISVKSKVNIGTEFIVSFPLDKL